A stretch of Planctomicrobium piriforme DNA encodes these proteins:
- a CDS encoding type II toxin-antitoxin system TacA family antitoxin, translating to MASKSETQPAKTSVMNLRIQPSARDLIDRAAQAAGKNRTDFVIEAARREAEAVLLDRRLFSLSGEAFKAFTAALDKPPAKNPQLKRLLGTTAPWER from the coding sequence ATGGCGTCGAAATCCGAAACGCAGCCGGCCAAGACGTCGGTGATGAATCTTCGCATTCAGCCCAGCGCTCGTGATCTCATCGACCGCGCGGCTCAGGCAGCCGGGAAAAATCGCACGGATTTTGTAATCGAAGCGGCCCGTCGGGAAGCGGAGGCGGTGCTGCTGGATCGCCGGCTGTTTTCTCTGAGTGGTGAAGCTTTCAAGGCATTCACGGCGGCGCTCGATAAGCCGCCTGCGAAGAATCCCCAGCTGAAACGCCTGCTGGGAACGACTGCCCCGTGGGAGCGATGA
- a CDS encoding GNAT family N-acetyltransferase: MKVQSGRLQPPRAIQADDDLAGFDSGEPVLDEWLRKQSLQNEASGASRTYVVLESGTQRVVAYYSLATGAVLRANSPGGVRRNMPEPIPVMVLGRLAVDQQWQGHGLGQGLLRDAILRTLQAAEIAGIRALLVHALSDAAKKFYEHCGFQTSPIDPLTLMLRLSAAARLLSGK, translated from the coding sequence ATGAAAGTGCAAAGCGGCCGGTTGCAGCCGCCCCGCGCCATTCAGGCTGACGACGATCTTGCCGGCTTCGACAGCGGCGAGCCGGTTCTGGACGAATGGCTGCGCAAGCAGTCTCTTCAGAATGAAGCCAGCGGCGCTTCGCGTACTTATGTCGTCCTTGAATCGGGAACACAACGGGTCGTGGCGTATTACTCGCTGGCGACCGGAGCTGTTCTGAGGGCGAATTCACCCGGCGGGGTCCGCCGCAACATGCCAGAGCCAATCCCCGTGATGGTGCTCGGACGACTAGCGGTCGACCAGCAATGGCAGGGGCACGGCCTCGGGCAGGGATTACTTCGCGACGCGATCCTCCGCACGCTTCAAGCCGCCGAAATCGCCGGCATCCGCGCCCTGCTCGTCCATGCCCTGTCAGACGCGGCAAAGAAGTTCTACGAACACTGCGGCTTCCAGACTTCGCCCATCGATCCGCTGACCCTGATGCTCCGCCTGAGCGCCGCCGCCCGGCTACTCTCAGGCAAGTGA
- a CDS encoding c-type cytochrome — MSRLLVLTALFAAVAFLSTRAPETASQVRAADAPAKTDPKVERGKYLAHDVALCVYCHSARTIDGQIIKTELFQGAPVPVPSPFPNQEWASKAPNLMSIAEVWGEKDLVKFLQTGIPPRGAPPRLPMPPFRMNEEDASAVAAYLRSLR, encoded by the coding sequence ATGAGCCGTTTGCTCGTGCTGACCGCACTGTTTGCCGCGGTCGCGTTTCTGTCGACCCGAGCACCTGAAACCGCCTCTCAGGTCCGCGCCGCCGATGCACCGGCGAAGACCGACCCGAAGGTCGAACGGGGCAAATACCTGGCTCACGACGTGGCGCTGTGCGTCTACTGCCACTCGGCTCGCACCATCGACGGGCAGATCATCAAGACCGAACTCTTCCAGGGCGCACCGGTCCCGGTTCCGTCACCATTCCCGAACCAGGAATGGGCGAGCAAGGCCCCCAACCTGATGTCGATCGCCGAGGTCTGGGGCGAGAAGGATCTGGTCAAATTCCTGCAAACCGGCATCCCCCCCCGCGGCGCCCCACCCCGCCTGCCAATGCCCCCGTTCCGCATGAACGAAGAAGACGCCTCAGCCGTGGCGGCGTATTTGCGGTCGCTGCGGTAG
- a CDS encoding sensor histidine kinase, with amino-acid sequence MTSLKFAERVLLSLGALLLVGLVTSPLIVLWWAGTVTAIVIRVGTALLLWRWIRNYVEEQHGDFLNVLRDLRANLPIGRRGLQLKSRRPADSFGQIADNLNQLVDEAADQITQQLQINRDLEQNKTLFQSILGTMIEGVLVLDSQRRVLYFNDAARRVLDCHARNVSGRPVWEVVRASDLEEIVEDVFETGADFRKEVEFKRSKSVVEVTAAKLPLQPEPGLVLVLHEVTELRRLEHMRREFVSNVSHELKTPLTSIQAYADTLMEGGLEDEENSRLFLSRILEQSDRLQHLIQDMLRLARIESQSEAFLLKPIPLKDALEKCVESRQTVARSRNVELHLAHGVPAVNVLAESSGLQTIIDNLVSNGLNYTREGGRVDVSSRLEGDQVLIIVEDNGIGIAHEHLERIFERFYRVDKARTRGLGGTGLGLAIVKHLANVFHGDIEVDSEVGRGSRFIVRLPVLKEPVQSLQPSEGRK; translated from the coding sequence ATGACCTCGCTGAAGTTTGCAGAACGGGTACTGCTCTCGCTGGGCGCGCTGTTGCTGGTGGGGCTGGTCACTTCGCCGCTGATCGTCTTGTGGTGGGCCGGTACGGTGACGGCCATCGTCATTCGAGTCGGCACGGCCCTGCTCCTCTGGCGATGGATTCGGAACTATGTTGAGGAACAGCACGGCGATTTCCTGAATGTGCTGCGAGATCTACGGGCGAACCTTCCAATCGGCCGACGGGGCCTGCAACTCAAAAGCCGAAGACCTGCCGACAGCTTCGGGCAGATTGCCGACAATTTGAATCAACTGGTGGACGAGGCGGCCGATCAGATCACGCAGCAACTTCAGATCAACCGCGATCTGGAACAGAACAAAACACTCTTTCAGTCGATTCTCGGCACGATGATCGAAGGGGTGCTGGTCCTCGATTCACAGCGTCGGGTCCTGTACTTCAACGATGCCGCCCGTCGCGTCCTCGATTGCCATGCCAGAAATGTGAGCGGACGCCCGGTCTGGGAAGTGGTCCGCGCGTCTGACCTGGAAGAGATCGTCGAAGATGTTTTCGAAACCGGGGCTGACTTTCGCAAGGAAGTCGAATTCAAACGCAGTAAAAGCGTGGTCGAAGTGACCGCTGCCAAACTTCCGCTGCAGCCTGAGCCTGGCCTGGTGCTGGTGTTGCATGAGGTGACCGAACTGCGTCGGCTGGAGCACATGCGCCGCGAGTTCGTTTCGAACGTGTCGCACGAATTGAAGACCCCGCTGACTTCCATTCAGGCGTACGCCGACACTCTGATGGAAGGGGGGCTCGAAGATGAAGAGAACAGCCGTCTGTTCCTGTCCCGGATTCTTGAACAGTCGGATCGGCTGCAGCATCTGATTCAGGACATGCTGCGGCTGGCGCGGATCGAGTCGCAGTCGGAGGCCTTTCTACTCAAGCCGATCCCCTTGAAGGACGCACTCGAAAAATGCGTCGAATCCCGCCAGACGGTGGCCCGGTCCAGGAATGTCGAACTGCATCTCGCGCACGGCGTGCCTGCGGTCAATGTACTGGCGGAATCGAGCGGCCTGCAGACCATCATCGACAACCTCGTCAGCAATGGCCTGAATTACACTCGGGAAGGAGGGAGGGTCGACGTCAGTTCGCGGCTGGAAGGGGATCAGGTGCTGATCATTGTCGAAGACAACGGGATCGGCATCGCCCACGAGCATCTGGAACGCATTTTCGAACGCTTCTATCGGGTCGACAAGGCCCGCACCAGAGGGCTGGGGGGAACCGGCCTGGGGCTGGCCATCGTCAAGCATCTGGCGAACGTTTTTCACGGCGACATCGAGGTCGACAGCGAAGTGGGCCGGGGCAGCCGGTTCATCGTGCGTCTGCCAGTGCTGAAAGAACCGGTGCAATCGCTGCAACCGTCAGAAGGTCGGAAATGA
- the aroH gene encoding chorismate mutase, with translation MPVRGVRGATSCPENNQKEILAATRELLSEIIARNELTDFSEIVSAVFTTTPDLNASFPAEAARDLGMNQVPLLCASEIAVPTGMPRVIRVLLHVNTNKTQAEMIHIYQRDARGLRKDISEAQ, from the coding sequence ATGCCGGTGCGCGGCGTCCGAGGTGCGACAAGTTGTCCGGAAAACAATCAGAAGGAGATTCTCGCGGCCACGCGGGAGCTTCTGTCCGAGATCATTGCGCGAAATGAACTGACGGACTTTTCCGAGATCGTTTCGGCGGTGTTCACCACCACGCCTGACCTGAATGCCTCGTTTCCGGCAGAAGCGGCTCGCGACCTGGGGATGAATCAGGTGCCGCTGTTGTGCGCTTCGGAAATTGCGGTTCCAACCGGCATGCCCCGCGTGATTCGGGTGCTGCTGCATGTGAACACGAACAAGACTCAGGCCGAGATGATTCACATCTACCAGCGCGACGCCCGCGGACTTCGCAAGGACATCAGCGAGGCCCAGTAG
- a CDS encoding GDP-mannose 4,6-dehydratase, giving the protein MPTSSPKRVLITGITGQDGSYLAELLAERGDVIWGFVRQIPQPGSWIDPLLKPAGGKPPRVKLIVGDLADEGSVRRAVGSILPEEIYHLAAQSHVPQSQLDPESTLLVSMAGTSYLLDAIDELTPESRFFHASSAEIFGDAVSSPQNEKTPLSPRNPYGSGKAFATHLVRTVRDSRGTFAVNGICFNHESPRRGPNFVTRKIAMAAARIALGRQDSVSLGNLNARRDWGFAGDFVKAMWLSLQAEQGDDYIFATGVTRTVREFCEQAFQSVGLPLTWSGVEKEEVGLDDQGIVRMRIEPEFYRPLEAVQLVGDASKAAKELGWKAETGFNEIVAKMCAADLDRERAQIENEPEKIG; this is encoded by the coding sequence ATGCCCACGTCTTCTCCCAAACGCGTGCTCATCACCGGCATCACCGGGCAGGATGGGTCGTATCTGGCGGAATTGCTGGCGGAGCGGGGGGATGTGATCTGGGGATTTGTGCGGCAGATTCCGCAGCCTGGGAGCTGGATCGATCCGCTGCTCAAGCCGGCAGGTGGGAAGCCGCCGCGGGTGAAGCTGATTGTGGGGGATCTGGCGGACGAGGGGAGCGTGCGACGGGCGGTTGGCAGCATCCTCCCGGAAGAAATCTATCACCTCGCCGCTCAAAGCCATGTGCCGCAGTCGCAGCTCGATCCCGAAAGCACGTTGCTCGTCTCGATGGCGGGGACCAGCTATCTGCTCGATGCGATTGACGAGCTGACGCCGGAGTCGCGGTTCTTTCATGCCTCGAGCGCCGAGATCTTTGGCGACGCTGTCTCATCTCCCCAAAACGAGAAGACCCCTCTCTCTCCGCGAAACCCCTATGGCTCGGGCAAGGCGTTCGCCACACATCTGGTACGGACCGTGCGCGACAGCCGCGGCACGTTTGCGGTCAATGGCATCTGCTTCAACCACGAGTCTCCCCGGCGCGGGCCGAATTTTGTCACGCGGAAAATCGCGATGGCCGCAGCGCGGATTGCGCTGGGCCGGCAAGACAGTGTGTCGTTGGGGAATCTCAATGCGCGGCGCGACTGGGGTTTCGCAGGCGACTTCGTCAAGGCGATGTGGCTGAGTCTGCAGGCAGAGCAGGGAGATGACTACATCTTCGCGACCGGCGTGACAAGAACCGTCCGCGAGTTTTGCGAACAGGCTTTTCAATCCGTCGGCCTCCCGCTCACGTGGTCTGGTGTGGAGAAAGAGGAAGTCGGTCTCGACGATCAGGGAATTGTTCGCATGCGAATTGAGCCTGAGTTCTATCGCCCTTTGGAAGCGGTGCAACTGGTCGGAGACGCGTCAAAAGCTGCAAAAGAACTGGGTTGGAAAGCGGAAACCGGGTTCAACGAAATCGTGGCGAAGATGTGTGCGGCCGACCTCGATCGGGAACGGGCTCAGATCGAAAACGAGCCTGAGAAAATCGGATGA
- a CDS encoding lipoate--protein ligase family protein: protein MSVETSTCRLLIDSPRSGAENMEIDNALLNAGVAGQAALRFYEWAAPTVSLGHFQAAQGQNVPARFAGLEVVKRLSGGGAILHHHELTYSCVLPAWHPVTRDPVRLYDIIHAAIIEVLTGHQVTCRLRGDEAFADQPFLCFARGDARDIICGAHKIVGSAQRRRQGAVLQHGSILLRQSEFAPEFPGIFELAGQDLTAERLSGELVPLILERLELVENLNRG, encoded by the coding sequence ATGTCCGTCGAGACGTCCACCTGTCGGTTGTTGATCGATTCGCCTCGCTCCGGCGCGGAGAATATGGAGATCGACAATGCGCTGCTCAACGCCGGGGTGGCAGGTCAGGCGGCGTTGCGGTTTTATGAATGGGCTGCGCCGACGGTTTCGCTCGGGCACTTTCAGGCGGCCCAAGGGCAAAACGTTCCAGCACGGTTCGCAGGACTGGAAGTCGTGAAGCGACTCTCCGGCGGCGGCGCGATTCTGCATCATCACGAACTCACTTATTCGTGCGTGCTGCCCGCCTGGCATCCGGTGACCCGCGATCCTGTGCGGCTCTATGACATCATCCATGCCGCGATCATCGAAGTCTTAACCGGCCATCAGGTCACCTGCCGGCTGCGTGGGGACGAGGCATTCGCGGATCAGCCATTCCTCTGCTTCGCCCGAGGCGACGCGAGAGACATCATCTGCGGCGCACACAAAATCGTCGGCAGTGCCCAGCGTCGACGGCAAGGGGCCGTCCTGCAACATGGCAGTATCCTGCTGCGACAGTCCGAGTTCGCGCCGGAGTTTCCGGGGATCTTTGAACTCGCTGGTCAGGACTTGACGGCGGAGCGGCTTTCCGGAGAACTCGTGCCGCTGATTCTAGAAAGACTAGAGTTAGTCGAGAATCTTAATCGTGGCTGA
- the tmk gene encoding dTMP kinase: MSEVDRGAPLIVIEGIDGSGKGTQSALLNQRLNAAGITSTLLSFPRYQSTFFGARIGEFLNGQFGALNELHPFLVSLLYAGDRYESRDLLLASRQSSQAVVLDRYVPSNIAHQSAKVQGAERAQLQTWIEQVEYGLFHLPKPDLVILLDVPVDSSQELIRRKEKRTYTDRATDLQESDTSYMGAVREAYLSLAEQSPEWRVVPVTEEGQVRPVETIADDIWQLVQPVLRLKEK, encoded by the coding sequence ATGTCTGAAGTGGATCGTGGTGCGCCGCTGATCGTCATCGAAGGGATCGACGGTTCCGGCAAGGGAACCCAGTCGGCGCTTCTCAATCAACGCCTGAACGCGGCCGGCATCACCTCAACGCTGCTCAGCTTTCCCCGTTATCAGTCGACCTTCTTCGGCGCCCGAATCGGAGAGTTTCTCAACGGGCAGTTCGGCGCGCTCAATGAGCTGCATCCATTCCTGGTTTCACTGCTCTACGCCGGCGACCGGTACGAGTCGCGCGACCTGTTGCTGGCTTCGCGTCAGTCATCACAGGCGGTCGTCCTCGACCGCTATGTGCCGTCGAACATCGCCCATCAGTCGGCGAAAGTGCAGGGGGCCGAACGGGCACAATTACAGACGTGGATCGAACAGGTGGAATACGGTCTGTTCCACCTGCCGAAACCAGACCTTGTGATTCTGCTCGACGTGCCAGTCGACTCGTCTCAGGAATTGATTCGCCGCAAAGAGAAACGCACTTACACCGACCGCGCGACCGATCTCCAGGAATCGGATACCTCGTACATGGGCGCGGTCCGCGAAGCGTATTTGTCGCTGGCAGAACAGTCACCCGAGTGGCGCGTCGTGCCCGTCACGGAAGAGGGACAGGTGCGACCAGTCGAAACCATCGCCGACGACATCTGGCAACTCGTGCAACCGGTGTTGCGTTTGAAAGAGAAATGA
- a CDS encoding STAS domain-containing protein, translated as MQSSFFEVQQHGDVALLVLTPDRMTEEENLEQLDRDWVALTDTYQIRHIVLDLSAVQYMTSAAIAKLIALHRRLVRNEGQLVLCSLQPEVTGTLATSHLLSYFKVAGTPAEALALYA; from the coding sequence ATGCAATCCAGTTTTTTTGAGGTGCAACAGCACGGCGATGTCGCGCTGCTGGTGCTGACGCCAGACCGCATGACGGAAGAAGAGAACCTGGAGCAGCTCGACCGGGACTGGGTCGCCCTGACCGACACCTACCAGATCCGGCATATCGTGCTCGATCTCTCGGCCGTGCAATACATGACCAGCGCCGCCATCGCCAAGCTGATCGCACTGCATCGCCGGCTGGTTCGCAACGAAGGGCAACTGGTGCTCTGCTCGCTGCAGCCGGAAGTGACCGGCACGCTGGCGACGAGCCATCTGCTGTCCTACTTCAAAGTCGCCGGCACTCCCGCCGAAGCACTTGCTCTGTATGCATGA
- the mtaB gene encoding tRNA (N(6)-L-threonylcarbamoyladenosine(37)-C(2))-methylthiotransferase MtaB has translation MVTDQTELHAERTCRLVTLGCKVNQYETQLVKEALEQNGFREAADGESADLCVVNTCTVTAEGDSKSRTIIRQLSKQNPGTRTIVMGCYATRDPQAVKQLPSVFEVVTDKRELPDVLSRQGVHDIPTGISYFQGRKRAFVKVQDGCLLRCTYCIIPQVRPGLQSRTPEDIEQEVRRLVGRGYKEIVIAGIHVGHYGVDTTRKKSGLPPFRLWHLFRLLDKIPGDWRMRLSSIEANEVDDDFISAAADCEHLCPQFHPALQSGSDGVLTRMRRRYRVAKFLEKLDRIRQVLPKVAFTTDMIVGFPGETDAEFEETMETCRQAGFMKMHIFPFSARRSTPAASFPDQVSPQVRKERIARLSVLERELAMQYYATHVDGELEVLVEGECKDQAGWVHGSDRHYIPVQVPGSSADLGRFVMCRGTVPCRDELQARR, from the coding sequence ATGGTGACGGACCAGACTGAACTGCATGCGGAACGCACCTGCCGGCTGGTAACGCTGGGTTGCAAGGTCAACCAGTACGAAACGCAGTTGGTGAAAGAGGCGCTCGAGCAGAACGGGTTTCGCGAAGCCGCGGACGGCGAGTCGGCGGATCTGTGCGTCGTCAACACCTGCACCGTCACCGCGGAAGGGGACTCGAAGTCGCGGACGATCATCCGGCAACTCTCCAAACAGAATCCCGGCACGCGGACAATCGTGATGGGTTGCTATGCCACCCGTGATCCGCAGGCGGTCAAACAACTGCCGAGCGTGTTCGAGGTGGTGACCGACAAGCGCGAACTCCCCGACGTGCTGTCGCGGCAGGGGGTCCACGACATCCCTACTGGAATCAGCTATTTCCAGGGCCGCAAACGGGCCTTTGTCAAAGTGCAGGACGGCTGTCTGCTGAGGTGTACCTACTGCATCATTCCGCAGGTGCGGCCGGGCCTGCAAAGCCGTACTCCCGAAGACATCGAACAGGAAGTGCGGCGACTGGTCGGCCGCGGGTACAAGGAAATCGTGATCGCCGGTATTCATGTCGGGCATTACGGAGTCGACACGACACGAAAAAAATCAGGCCTGCCGCCGTTTCGGCTCTGGCACCTGTTCCGGTTGCTCGACAAAATTCCCGGCGACTGGCGGATGCGGTTGTCGAGCATCGAAGCCAACGAAGTCGATGACGACTTCATCAGCGCGGCTGCCGATTGCGAACATCTCTGCCCGCAATTTCACCCGGCACTGCAGAGCGGTTCCGACGGCGTGCTGACGAGAATGCGGCGGCGGTATCGGGTCGCGAAGTTTCTGGAAAAGCTCGACCGCATCCGTCAGGTGCTGCCCAAAGTCGCGTTCACCACCGACATGATCGTCGGCTTTCCAGGCGAGACGGACGCGGAGTTTGAGGAAACCATGGAAACCTGCCGACAGGCGGGCTTCATGAAGATGCACATCTTCCCGTTCAGTGCCCGACGCAGCACTCCGGCGGCGAGTTTTCCGGATCAGGTTTCCCCACAGGTCCGCAAAGAGCGCATTGCGCGGCTTTCAGTTCTGGAACGCGAACTCGCGATGCAGTATTATGCAACGCATGTGGACGGCGAGCTGGAAGTACTCGTCGAAGGTGAATGCAAAGATCAGGCAGGCTGGGTGCACGGATCGGATCGGCACTACATCCCTGTTCAGGTTCCAGGTTCCTCCGCAGACCTGGGGCGATTTGTGATGTGTCGAGGAACTGTTCCCTGTCGTGACGAACTGCAGGCCCGACGATGA